The window CATGGATCAGCGCCACCATCGCGGCGGCCGCCATCTTCCACTCGAACCGGAACGTCAGGTAGAGCATCACCAGCACGAGGAAGATCACAAGGCCCTCGACGGCCTTTTTCGTGATGGTGGAACCCCAGGAGGCGCCGACCGTCGAGACCGCGATATCGGCGCTCTTCGCTCCGAAGTCCTCTGCCACCTGACTGGTGACTGCCTCGGCCTGGGCGTCGGTGAGCACCGGAGTCTGAACCCGCAGCTGCTTGCTGGTCTCGAGCTGCTGGATGATCGCGTCGTTCGGGTTCACCCCGGCCGAGTTCAGCGTGCCGCGGGCGTCCTCGACCGAGTGGCCGTTCGCCGGGAACTGGAAGACGGCGCCGCCGGAGAAGTCGATGCCCAGCGAGAAGCCGCGCACGATCATGCTGACGATGCAGATCACCAGCAGGACACCCGAGAACAGGTACCAGATCTTGCGCCGGCCGATGAAGTCGAACCAGAACTCGCCGCGGTAGAACCGGGTGATCGCCGACATCTCAGGACTCCCGCTTCTGTCCGGGCCTGGCGGCACGCGCCCCCGGCCGGGGGCCGGAAGCCACTCCTGGCGGCGCTCCCTGGGCCGGGGTGCCGCCGCCTGGTGCTCCGCCACCTGGTACTCCGGCGGCCGGTACGGTGCCGACCCGGCGCGAGAGCCGGGGCCGCTCCTTGCCGTCGGTGCTCCCGCGTTTCGCCGGGGTGAGGCCCGACCACTTCGGCGAGTTGAACAGCCGGCGCCGGACCAGCAGGGTCACCAGCGGCCTGGTGAAGATGAACACGATGACGACGTCGGACAGCGTCGAGAGCCCCAGGGTGAAGGCGAAGCCGCGTACCGACCCGATGGAGACGATGTAGAGCACCGCGGCCGCGAGGAACGAGACCGTGTCCGCGGACAGGATGGTGCGCCGCGCGGCCGGCCAGGCCCGCTCGACCGCCGCCCGGGTGGTCCGGCCCTGGGCGACCTCGTCCTTGATGCGTTCGAAGTAGACGACGAAGGAGTCAGCCGTCACGCCGACCGAGAGGATCAGACCGGCGATGCCGGCGAGGGTGAGCGTGAACCCGATCGCCTCGCCGAGCAGCGTGACCGCGGCGTAGATCAGCACGCCGCTGACCGCGAGCGAGGTGATCACGACGACGCCGAGCAGCCGGTAGTAGAAGAACGAGTAGAGGATCACCAGGGCGAGGCCGATCCCGAGCGCCAGCAGGCCGCCCTTGAGCTCGTGCCGCCCGAGCGTTGGCGAGATCGACTCCGCCTGCGACTTCTCGAACGACAGCGGCAGTGCGCCGTACTTCAGCACGTTGGCCAGGTCGTCAGCGTCGGACTGGGTGAAGCTGCCGGAGATCTGGGCGGAGCCGGGGATGCGCTCGTTGGTCGTCGGCGCTGACTGCACGACGCCGTCGAGCACGATCGCCACCTGCTTGCCGATCGTGTCCTCGGTCAGCTTGGTGAACTTGTTCTGGCCCGAGCCGGTGAAGTCGACGTTCACGACCCACTGGCCGGTGTTGACGTTGGTGGTGCCGCCGCTGGACAGCAGGCCCGCCGACGCGGTCTTGACGTCGGTGCCGATCACCTTCGCCGGCTTGAGCAGGTACTTGACCTGGCCGGTCCGGTCGCACGCGGCGGTCCAGTCCCCCGGCGCGTCGGTGGCGGCGGCGGAGCCGCGTACCTCCGACGGGGCACAGGTCAGCTCGTCGTACTTCTTCTGGACGTCGGCGGGCGGCGTGTTCGCGTCGGCCGCCGGGCTGGCGCTCGGCGTCGGCGTCGCGGACGGGGTGGCGCTCGCGGACGGCGTCGAGGTAGGCGTGGGCGTCGGGGTGGCGCTCGGTGTCGCAGCCGCGGCCGGGCTCGCGGACGCCGAGGCCGACGCCGTCGCGCCGGCGGTCGGCTGCCCGCTCGCCGGCGCGAGCGTCGAGCCGGCCGACGGCGAGGCCGACGCGCCGGCGGACGGGGTGGCCGTCGGGCTGGGAGCCGGTGCCGCGGCGCCGGAGGTGACGACCTCACGGAACCGGAGCTCGGCCGTCTGGCCGACGAGGTTGACGACGTCGGAGCGCCCGCGGCCGGGCACCGAGATCTCGATCTGGTTGCCGTTGCGCTTGACCTCGGACTCGGCGACGCCAAGCCCGTCGACCCGCTGACGGATGATGTCGATCGCCTTGTCGACGGCGCCGCTGTTGACCTTCTGGCCCGCCTGCGTCGACTTCGGCGTGAGGATGACGCTCGTGCCGCCCTGCAGGTCCAGGCCGAGGCGGGGCGTGAACGTCCCGGTCAAGGCCATGATCCCGTACAGCACCACCAGCACACCGGCGAGGGACCCCAGCCGGAGCCAGAACGGCCGCATCTCGCGCGACCGTGTCGACCGACGTGCCAACGGATGTCCCTTCATGACCGCCGGGTCGACGATGATCCCGGCCGGAGCCCAACGTATCCGACGAGCGACGGGATGGGGACGTTGGCCGCCCAGCCCGCGCCGGATGGGTCGTTCTTCTTACGACGCAGGGACGCCTACAGTTCCTTCTTCGGCTTGTCCGCGTCATCGGGCGCCGGA of the Pseudofrankia saprophytica genome contains:
- the secD gene encoding protein translocase subunit SecD, which produces MRPFWLRLGSLAGVLVVLYGIMALTGTFTPRLGLDLQGGTSVILTPKSTQAGQKVNSGAVDKAIDIIRQRVDGLGVAESEVKRNGNQIEISVPGRGRSDVVNLVGQTAELRFREVVTSGAAAPAPSPTATPSAGASASPSAGSTLAPASGQPTAGATASASASASPAAAATPSATPTPTPTSTPSASATPSATPTPSASPAADANTPPADVQKKYDELTCAPSEVRGSAAATDAPGDWTAACDRTGQVKYLLKPAKVIGTDVKTASAGLLSSGGTTNVNTGQWVVNVDFTGSGQNKFTKLTEDTIGKQVAIVLDGVVQSAPTTNERIPGSAQISGSFTQSDADDLANVLKYGALPLSFEKSQAESISPTLGRHELKGGLLALGIGLALVILYSFFYYRLLGVVVITSLAVSGVLIYAAVTLLGEAIGFTLTLAGIAGLILSVGVTADSFVVYFERIKDEVAQGRTTRAAVERAWPAARRTILSADTVSFLAAAVLYIVSIGSVRGFAFTLGLSTLSDVVIVFIFTRPLVTLLVRRRLFNSPKWSGLTPAKRGSTDGKERPRLSRRVGTVPAAGVPGGGAPGGGTPAQGAPPGVASGPRPGARAARPGQKRES